The following are encoded together in the bacterium genome:
- a CDS encoding DUF3047 domain-containing protein: protein MIRPATAALLLVCAGSAFAHDVWREEFRSLPLGWEVRTVPGTAVTKFRADPDGADGAGVLVMEADNASATFATQLKTVDLRRTPLLRWRWRVLEYPRDADGRVKARDDQAIAIYVSHGGLLGQRSIAYRWETDTPVGTEGDATYAAGIVKVHWIAVRNAADGTGQFHIDERNVAADFQRVFGFVPDDPIIAVTSNSQYTGSRAVAELDWLELAPLAEIRSRE, encoded by the coding sequence GTGATCCGGCCGGCGACCGCTGCCCTGCTGCTGGTGTGCGCCGGCAGCGCGTTCGCACACGACGTCTGGCGCGAGGAGTTCCGCAGCCTGCCGTTGGGCTGGGAGGTGCGAACGGTGCCGGGCACCGCCGTCACCAAGTTCCGCGCCGATCCCGACGGCGCCGACGGCGCCGGCGTCCTGGTCATGGAGGCCGACAACGCCAGCGCCACCTTCGCCACCCAGCTCAAGACCGTCGACCTGCGCCGCACGCCGCTGCTGCGCTGGCGCTGGCGGGTGCTCGAGTACCCGCGCGACGCCGACGGCCGGGTCAAGGCGCGCGACGACCAGGCGATCGCCATCTACGTCAGCCACGGCGGCCTGCTCGGCCAGCGCTCGATCGCCTATCGCTGGGAGACCGACACGCCGGTGGGCACCGAGGGCGATGCCACCTACGCCGCCGGCATCGTGAAGGTACACTGGATCGCGGTGCGCAATGCCGCCGACGGCACCGGCCAGTTCCACATCGACGAGCGCAACGTCGCCGCCGATTTCCAACGCGTCTTCGGCTTCGTCCCCGACGATCCGATCATCGCCGTCACCAGCAACAGCCAGTACACCGGTTCGCGCGCCGTCGCCGAGCTGGACTGGCTGGAGCTGGCGCCGCTGGCCGAGATCCGCAGCCGCGAGTGA
- a CDS encoding homoserine O-acetyltransferase: MSDSFHSSDSVRSGAPLRHARSVTFDEPLALALGGALPLVTVAYETYGRLAPARDNAVLVCHALSGDSHVARHDADDEPGWWDLMVGPGRAIDSERWFVICANVLGGCRGTTGPNSIDPRRGRPYGADFPTVTVADMVEAQRRLVDHLGIDVLHAVVGGSLGGHQAITWAITHPARLRGCVALASSARLTSQAIAFDVVGRNAILNDPGYRRGEYYDRGPGPATGLALARMLAHVTYLSREAMTAKFDPSRLAPREVATAFEQKFSVGSYLAHQGHKFVERFDANSYVTLSMAMDLFDLGDTPAALRAALGRSRCRWLVASFSSDWLFPAEQSRQLVDALLAEDRGVSYCDIAASGGHDAFLLAEKLETTGGLIAGFLAHLAAPPDPAVAPAGSETAPTSIFHGRRLDYERILDLIPAGASVLDVGCGGGELLARLRARGHARLLGVELDEAAILAAVRRGLDVVQCDLEQGLAPFRDRQFDVVVLSQTLQSVVETERIVDEAVRVGRQVIVSFPNFAYRKLRRMLAEEGRSPKSEGPYSFEWYDTPNRRFPSIADFEAFCAAKGIRMARQVYLDSEAGRWVTDDPNLNADVAIAVLSR; this comes from the coding sequence ATGAGTGACTCCTTCCACTCGTCCGACAGCGTGCGCAGCGGGGCGCCGCTGCGGCACGCGCGGTCGGTCACCTTCGACGAGCCGCTGGCGCTGGCGCTCGGGGGCGCGTTGCCGTTGGTCACGGTCGCGTACGAGACGTACGGGCGGCTGGCCCCGGCGCGCGACAATGCGGTGCTGGTCTGCCACGCGCTCAGCGGCGACTCGCACGTGGCGCGGCACGACGCGGACGACGAGCCGGGGTGGTGGGACCTGATGGTCGGCCCCGGTCGGGCGATCGACAGCGAGCGCTGGTTCGTGATCTGCGCCAACGTGCTCGGCGGCTGCCGCGGCACCACCGGGCCGAACAGCATCGACCCGCGGCGCGGTCGGCCGTACGGCGCCGACTTTCCGACCGTGACGGTCGCCGACATGGTCGAGGCGCAGCGCCGGCTCGTCGACCACCTCGGCATCGACGTCCTGCACGCCGTGGTGGGCGGCTCGCTCGGCGGCCACCAGGCGATCACCTGGGCGATCACCCACCCGGCGCGGCTGCGCGGCTGCGTGGCGCTCGCCAGCTCGGCGCGCCTCACCAGCCAGGCGATCGCCTTCGACGTGGTCGGCCGCAACGCCATCCTCAACGATCCCGGGTATCGGCGCGGCGAGTACTACGATCGCGGCCCCGGTCCGGCGACCGGCCTGGCGCTGGCGCGCATGCTGGCGCACGTCACCTACCTCTCGCGCGAGGCGATGACGGCCAAGTTCGACCCCAGCCGCCTGGCGCCGCGCGAGGTCGCCACCGCCTTCGAGCAGAAGTTCTCCGTCGGCTCCTACCTCGCCCACCAGGGGCACAAGTTCGTCGAACGGTTCGACGCCAACAGCTACGTCACCCTGTCGATGGCGATGGACCTCTTCGACCTCGGCGACACCCCGGCCGCGCTGCGCGCCGCGCTCGGCCGGAGCCGCTGCCGCTGGCTGGTCGCCAGCTTCAGCAGCGACTGGCTGTTCCCCGCCGAACAGAGTCGCCAGCTCGTCGACGCCCTGCTCGCCGAGGATCGCGGCGTGTCGTACTGCGACATCGCCGCCTCGGGCGGCCACGACGCCTTCCTGCTGGCCGAGAAACTCGAAACCACCGGCGGCCTGATCGCCGGCTTCCTCGCCCACCTGGCGGCGCCGCCCGACCCCGCGGTCGCGCCGGCCGGCAGCGAAACCGCGCCGACCAGCATCTTTCACGGCCGCCGGCTCGACTACGAGCGCATCCTGGATCTCATCCCGGCCGGCGCCAGCGTGCTCGACGTCGGCTGCGGCGGCGGCGAGCTGCTGGCGCGCCTGCGCGCCCGCGGCCACGCGCGCCTGCTCGGCGTCGAGCTCGACGAGGCGGCGATCCTCGCCGCCGTGCGGCGCGGCCTCGATGTCGTGCAGTGCGACCTCGAGCAGGGGCTGGCGCCCTTCCGCGACCGGCAGTTCGACGTCGTCGTGCTGTCGCAGACGCTGCAGTCGGTGGTCGAGACCGAGCGCATCGTCGACGAAGCGGTGCGCGTCGGCCGCCAGGTGATCGTCAGCTTCCCGAACTTCGCCTACCGCAAGCTCCGCCGCATGCTGGCGGAGGAGGGGCGGTCGCCGAAGTCGGAGGGGCCGTACAGCTTCGAGTGGTACGACACGCCGAACCGCCGCTTTCCGTCGATCGCGGATTTCGAGGCCTTCTGCGCCGCCAAGGGGATCCGCATGGCGCGCCAGGTGTACCTCGACAGCGAAGCCGGGCGATGGGTGACCGACGATCCGAACCTCAACGCCGACGTGGCGATCGCGGTGCTGAGCCGCTGA
- a CDS encoding O-acetylhomoserine aminocarboxypropyltransferase/cysteine synthase yields the protein MSSQDTPPQGLGTRALHAGQTPDPTTHARAVPIYATTSFVFDDSDHAARLFALAEFGNIYSRLMNPTNDVLEKRLAALDGGAAGLAFASGQAAITAALLTICHSGQNFISATSLYGGTWTLFTQTLAKLGIEVRFFDPHHPEQIAQLADANTRCVYLESLGNPKNDVPDFRAVADAAHACGLPVICDNTVTTPMLLRPIEHGIDIVVYSTTKFIGGHGVHIGGAIVDGGTFPWARDPQRWPELCAPDPAYHGLVFEEALRPIGNIAYILHIRTHWLRDTGACMSPFASFLTLLGLETLHLRMERHCKNALDVALWLRQHPAVEWVNYPSLTDHPDHANARRYLPHGAGAIVGFGIKGGRAAGVKFINSVKLASHLANIGDAKTLVIHPASTTHSQLTEQEQRDTGVTPEYVRLSIGIEDVADIIADLQQAMAASQK from the coding sequence ATGAGCTCGCAGGACACGCCGCCGCAGGGGCTCGGCACCCGGGCGTTGCACGCCGGCCAGACCCCCGATCCCACCACCCACGCGCGCGCGGTGCCGATCTACGCCACCACGTCGTTCGTCTTCGACGACAGCGATCACGCCGCCCGGCTCTTCGCCCTGGCGGAGTTCGGGAACATCTACTCGCGGTTGATGAACCCGACCAACGACGTGCTGGAGAAGCGCCTCGCGGCGCTCGACGGCGGCGCCGCCGGTCTCGCCTTCGCCTCCGGCCAGGCGGCGATCACCGCCGCCCTGCTCACCATCTGTCACAGCGGGCAGAACTTCATCTCCGCCACGTCGCTGTACGGCGGCACCTGGACGCTGTTCACGCAGACGCTCGCCAAGCTGGGCATCGAGGTGCGCTTCTTCGACCCGCACCACCCGGAGCAGATCGCGCAGCTCGCCGACGCCAACACCCGCTGCGTCTATCTCGAGAGCCTCGGCAATCCGAAGAACGACGTGCCGGATTTCCGCGCCGTGGCCGATGCCGCCCACGCCTGCGGCCTGCCGGTGATCTGCGACAACACCGTCACGACGCCGATGCTGCTGCGGCCGATCGAGCACGGCATCGACATCGTCGTCTACTCGACCACCAAGTTCATCGGCGGTCACGGCGTGCACATCGGCGGCGCCATCGTCGACGGCGGCACCTTCCCGTGGGCCAGGGACCCGCAGCGCTGGCCGGAGCTGTGCGCCCCCGATCCGGCCTACCACGGCCTGGTGTTCGAGGAGGCGCTGCGCCCGATCGGCAACATCGCCTACATCCTCCACATCCGCACCCACTGGCTGCGCGACACCGGCGCCTGCATGAGCCCGTTCGCGTCCTTCCTCACCCTGCTCGGTCTCGAGACCCTGCACCTGCGCATGGAACGCCACTGCAAGAACGCGCTCGACGTCGCCCTGTGGCTGCGCCAGCACCCGGCGGTGGAGTGGGTGAACTACCCCAGCCTCACCGACCATCCCGACCACGCCAACGCCCGCCGCTACCTGCCGCACGGCGCCGGCGCCATCGTCGGCTTCGGCATCAAGGGCGGGCGCGCCGCCGGCGTGAAGTTCATCAACAGCGTCAAGCTCGCCAGCCACCTGGCTAACATCGGCGACGCCAAGACCCTGGTCATCCATCCCGCCTCGACCACCCACTCGCAGCTCACCGAGCAGGAGCAGCGCGATACCGGCGTGACGCCGGAGTACGTCCGCCTGTCGATCGGCATCGAGGACGTCGCGGACATCATCGCCGACCTGCAGCAGGCGATGGCGGCATCGCAGAAGTGA
- a CDS encoding carboxylesterase family protein codes for MHRTRSLALLVVLIAGACGRAGRPPATVDPTSARTLPAGPVVGAAGDAGEHAWRGIPYAQPPTGARRWQAPQPLPPWQETRQALRAGSPCPQYASPLGGVPGTDGTVVGDEDCLYLNVYAPRFAPGDVPTGAQRLPVMLWIHGGGNSIGEAGFYHPGRLAADERVIVVTTNYRLGPLGWMRHAALRDGATPVEQSGNFATLDLIAALQWVRDNIAAFGGNPDNVTIFGESAGGQNVFTLLLAPQAKGLFHRAISQSGGLWMSSPAQAEHFVDDAEPGDARSSNEVLLALLQRDGAADRAAARARLAAMSPAQIAAYLRGKSAAEILAVYTPFPRNGMIEMPKVFRDGTVLPDEDPMARFARADGWNQVPVILGTNRDENRLFMFGDPHWVTRWFWIVPRLRNEPLYVVTSEYLARNWKATGADMPAAAMRGNSDDVYVYRFDWDEQPRVLGADLSVMLGAAHGFEIPFVFDHFDLGPQGNVMWTDENRAGREQLSQAMMGYWAEFARTGRPGRGGDGTVEWLAWDARAPAAPKYLVLDTAAGGGIRMSSDVVTLEGLRAALASDPRLADPRDRCAVYHELSRWGRGFSRAEYDAAPECREFPFDQYPWG; via the coding sequence ATGCATCGAACGCGCTCGCTCGCCCTGCTGGTCGTGCTGATCGCCGGCGCCTGCGGGCGCGCCGGGCGCCCGCCGGCGACCGTGGACCCGACCTCGGCGCGCACCCTGCCGGCGGGGCCCGTGGTCGGCGCGGCGGGCGACGCCGGCGAGCACGCGTGGCGCGGCATTCCCTACGCGCAGCCGCCCACCGGGGCGCGGCGCTGGCAGGCGCCACAGCCGTTGCCGCCCTGGCAGGAGACGCGGCAGGCGTTGCGCGCCGGCTCGCCCTGCCCGCAGTACGCCAGCCCGCTGGGCGGCGTGCCCGGCACGGACGGCACCGTGGTCGGCGACGAGGACTGCCTCTACCTCAACGTCTACGCGCCGCGCTTCGCGCCCGGCGACGTGCCCACCGGAGCGCAGCGGCTGCCGGTCATGCTGTGGATCCACGGCGGCGGCAACTCGATCGGCGAGGCCGGCTTCTACCATCCCGGTCGGCTGGCGGCCGACGAGCGGGTGATCGTGGTCACCACCAACTACCGCCTCGGTCCCCTCGGCTGGATGCGGCACGCGGCGCTGCGCGACGGCGCGACGCCGGTCGAGCAGTCGGGCAACTTCGCCACCCTCGACCTCATCGCCGCCCTGCAGTGGGTGCGCGACAACATCGCCGCCTTCGGCGGCAATCCGGACAACGTCACCATCTTCGGCGAGTCGGCCGGCGGTCAGAACGTCTTCACCCTGCTCCTCGCGCCGCAGGCGAAGGGGCTCTTCCACCGCGCCATCTCACAGAGCGGCGGCCTGTGGATGTCGTCGCCGGCGCAGGCCGAGCACTTCGTCGACGACGCCGAGCCCGGCGACGCGCGCAGCTCCAACGAGGTGTTGCTGGCCCTGCTGCAGCGCGACGGCGCCGCCGATCGCGCCGCCGCCAGGGCGAGGCTCGCCGCCATGTCGCCGGCGCAGATCGCCGCCTACCTGCGCGGCAAGTCCGCCGCCGAGATCCTCGCCGTCTACACGCCATTCCCCCGCAACGGCATGATCGAGATGCCGAAGGTGTTCCGCGACGGCACCGTGCTGCCGGACGAGGACCCGATGGCGCGCTTCGCCCGCGCCGACGGCTGGAACCAGGTCCCGGTGATCCTCGGCACCAATCGCGACGAGAACCGCCTCTTCATGTTCGGCGATCCGCACTGGGTGACGCGCTGGTTCTGGATCGTGCCGCGGCTGCGCAACGAGCCGCTGTACGTGGTCACCTCGGAGTACCTGGCGCGCAACTGGAAGGCGACCGGCGCCGACATGCCGGCGGCGGCGATGCGCGGCAACAGCGACGACGTCTACGTCTACCGCTTCGACTGGGACGAGCAGCCGCGCGTCCTCGGCGCCGACCTCTCGGTCATGCTCGGCGCCGCGCACGGCTTCGAGATCCCGTTCGTCTTCGATCATTTCGACCTCGGCCCGCAGGGGAACGTCATGTGGACCGACGAGAACCGCGCGGGGCGCGAGCAACTGTCGCAGGCGATGATGGGCTACTGGGCCGAATTCGCGCGCACCGGCCGCCCCGGCCGCGGCGGCGACGGCACGGTCGAATGGCTCGCCTGGGACGCGCGCGCTCCGGCGGCGCCGAAGTACCTGGTGCTCGACACCGCCGCCGGCGGCGGCATCCGCATGTCCAGCGACGTCGTCACCCTCGAGGGTCTGCGCGCCGCCCTCGCCAGCGACCCACGCCTCGCCGACCCGCGCGACCGTTGCGCGGTGTACCACGAGCTGTCGCGCTGGGGCCGCGGCTTCAGCCGCGCCGAGTACGACGCGGCGCCGGAGTGCCGGGAGTTTCCGTTCGACCAGTACCCGTGGGGGTGA